From the Quercus lobata isolate SW786 chromosome 6, ValleyOak3.0 Primary Assembly, whole genome shotgun sequence genome, one window contains:
- the LOC115950428 gene encoding uncharacterized protein LOC115950428 — translation MGAPQLFSSLSCELRIIQAKNVEFKSKGSFFVRYYLSAGNNNSVRLNTREISSKSDLSWNESFSLDCFGNQDSMDNLKQKDVVFELRWRNKVPVLGKIGGSQLLGRAEIPWKQVFESPNMEIENWVTMASTRRHVLEGAKPPKLQVGMRIQVSAMVEMERRTRGKVNEREYECGCKDGHDYSTCGDYEIFALTAALEAF, via the coding sequence ATGGGTGCTCCtcaacttttttcttctcttagcTGTGAATTGAGAATCATCCAAGCAAAAAACGTGGAATTCAAGTCCAAAGGTTCCTTCTTTGTCAGATACTATCTTTCTGCAGGAAATAACAATAGTGTTCGCCTCAACACCCGAGAAATCTCCTCCAAGTCCGACCTCTCTTGGAACGAGTCCTTCTCTTTGGATTGTTTTGGTAACCAAGACTCCATGGACAACCTAAAGCAAAAAGACGTGGTGTTTGAGCTCCGGTGGAGGAACAAAGTGCCAGTTCTTGGAAAGATTGGAGGGTCACAGCTGTTGGGGAGGGCAGAGATTCCATGGAAACAAGTGTTTGAGTCACCAAACATGGAAATAGAGAATTGGGTCACGATGGCTTCAACAAGACGACATGTACTTGAAGGTGCCAAGCCACCTAAGCTGCAAGTGGGAATGAGAATTCAAGTTTCTGCAATGGTGGAGATGGAGAGGAGGACACGTGGGAAGGTTAACGAGAGGGAATATGAGTGTGGATGCAAAGATGGTCATGATTACAGTACCTGTGGAGACTATGAAATTTTTGCACTAACAGCAGCTTTGGAGGCCTTTTAG
- the LOC115993558 gene encoding uncharacterized protein LOC115993558, which translates to MGAPQLLSSLSCELRIIQAKNVEFKSKGSFFVRYYLSAGNNKSIRLNTREISSKSDLSWNESFSLDCFGNQDSMDNLKQESVVFELRWRKKVPVLGKIGGSQLLGRAEIPWKQVFESTNMEIENWVTMVSTRQHVLEGAKPPKLQVGMRIQVPAMVEMEGRTQRKVNKREYECGCIDGHDYSTCRDYEIFALTAALEAF; encoded by the coding sequence ATGGGTGCTCCTCAACTTTTGTCTTCTCTTAGCTGTGAATTGAGAATCATCCAAGCAAAAAATGTGGAATTCAAGTCCAAAGGTTCCTTCTTTGTCAGATACTATCTTTCTGCAGGAAACAACAAAAGTATTCGCCTCAACACCCGAGAAATCTCCTCCAAGTCCGACCTCTCTTGGAACGAGTCCTTCTCTTTGGATTGTTTTGGTAACCAAGACTCCATGGACAACCTAAAGCAAGAAAGCGTGGTTTTCGAGCTCCGGTGGAGGAAAAAAGTGCCAGTTCTTGGAAAGATTGGTGGGTCACAGCTGTTGGGGAGGGCAGAGATTCCATGGAAACAAGTGTTTGAGTCAACAAACATGGAAATAGAGAATTGGGTCACTATGGTTTCAACAAGACAACATGTGCTTGAAGGTGCCAAGCCACCTAAGCTGCAAGTGGGAATGAGAATTCAAGTTCCTGCAATGGTGGAGATGGAGGGGAGGACACAAAGGAAGGTTAACAAGCGGGAATATGAGTGTGGATGCATAGATGGTCATGATTACAGTACTTGTAGAGATTATGAAATCTTTGCACTAACAGCAGCTTTGGAGGCCTTTTAG